In Halobacteroides halobius DSM 5150, the genomic window AAGATGCTTTAGAAGAACCACGAAGGATTGATCAAGATAGGGTAGATGCTCAACAAGCAAGAAGGGTTTTAGATAGGTTAGTGGGATATAAATTAAGTCCTTTATTATGGAAGAAAGTAAAGAAGGGTTTAAGTGCTGGTCGAGTTCAATCTGTTGCTGTTAGAATTATTTGTGAGAGAGAAGAAGAAATTAAAGCATTTGAACCACAAGAATATTGGACTTTAGATACTAAACTTAAAGATAAGAACAAAGGTCAATTTAAAGCTAAATTATATAGAATTAATAATAAAAAATTTGCATTAGGTAGTAAACAAGAGACAGACCAGGTGATTTCAGAACTAAAAGAAGAAGATTTAAAAGTTTCTAAGATTAAGGAAGGGAAGAGAAGAAGGAACCCATCACCTCCATTTACTACTAGTAGTCTTCAGCAACAAGCCTCTAATTATCTACACTTTAGTACAAAAAAGACAATGTATTTAGCTCAACAACTTTATGAAGGAATTGATTTAGGCGCTGAAGGAACAGTAGGTTTAATCACCTATATGCGAACTGATTCTACTAGAATTTCTAAGGAAGCTCAAGCCAATACTAGAGATTATATAGCTGATAATTTAGGAGATAAATATCTGCCTGATACTCCTAAAAAGTATAAGGCTAAATCTGGAGCACAAGATGCTCACGAGGCAATTAGACCAACATCTGTATTTAAAACTCCCCAAAAAGTGAAACAGTATTTAGGTAAACAGCAATATAAATTGTATAAGTTAATTTGGGAGCGGTTTGTTGCTAGTCAAATGAAACCTGCTGTATATAAAACCTTACGAGTTAATATTAAAGGAGAAAAATACTGGTTAAGGGCCAATGGCTCTCAACAAGTTTTCCCTGGCTTTTTAAAAGTTGATACGAGTAAACAGCAAAAGAAAGATAAAGAGCTACCTAGTCTTGAAGAAGGAGCGAAGATTGATATAGTTGAACTACTCCCTGACCAACACTTTACTAAACCTCCTGCTAGATATAGTGAAGCTAAATTAGTTAAAACTTTAGAAAAAAAGGGAATTGGGCGTCCTAGTACTTATGCGGCTATAGTTGGGACAATAGAAAAGAGAGGTTATGTAACGAAAGAAAATAAGCGTTTTAAACCTACTGAATTAGGAGAGATAGTTAATGGATTATTAGTAGAACATTTCCCTAATGTAACTAATGTTAAGTTTACTGCTCAATTAGAAGCTGATTTAGATAGAATTGAAGCAGGTAAAAATGATTGGATTGAGGTATTAAAAAGCTTTTATAGTCCTTTTTCTGATCGTCTAGAAGAAGCTAAGGAGAATATGGAACAAGTACAATTAGAAGAAAAGGAAACAGATGTTATTTGTGAAAAATGTGGTAATAATATGGTGATCAAACATGGTCGCTATGGTAAGTTTTTAGCTTGCCCTGGTTTTCCTGATTGTAAGAATACAAAACCTTTATTAGATAAAGTAGGAGTAAAGTGTCCTGAGTGTAAAGATGGAGATGTAGTAAAAAGAAAGAGCAAAAAGGGTAGAACTTTTTATGGATGTAGTAATTATCCAGATTGTGAGTTTATGACATGGCATCAACCTGTAGAAAAGAAATGTCCTGAATGTGGAAAATTTTTAGTAGAAAAACGAACCAAGAAAGAAACTAAGCGGTATTGTATTAATTCAGATTGTGATTATGAAGAATAAGCATAGGAGGGATTTAAGATGATGGAAGCAACAACAGTAATTGCTGTTAAGGATGATGATCAAGTAGCTCTAGCGGGTGATGGTCAAGTTACAATGAAACATACTGTTATGAAGCATGGAGCTAATAAGATTAGGCGTCTTCATAATGAAGAAGTATTAGCAGGATTTGCTGGTACAGCAGCTGATGCATTTACTTTATTTGAAAAATTTGAAGGGAAGTTAGAGGAATTCCATGGTAATTTAAGACGCGCTGCAGTTGAATTGGCTAAAGAGTGGAGAACAGATAAAATGTTAAGAAAGCTAGAAGCTTTATTAATTGTTGCTAATGAAGAATCATTATTAGTTGTGTCAGGAACAGGGGATGTAATTGAGCCTGATGATGGTGTAACAGCAATTGGTTCAGGAGGTTCTTATGCGTTAGCTGCTGCTCGTGCTTTTATTCAATCATCTGATTTGACAGCTTCACAGATAGCTAAAAAATCATTAGAGATTGCATCAGATATATGTATTTATACTAATGATAATATTACGGTAGAAGAAATATAAGGGGGCTTAAAAATGGAAGATTTAACTCCACGTGAGATAGTTAAGAAATTGGATAAATACATTGTTGGACAAAATGAAGCAAAAAAGTCAGTTGCAATTGCATTAAGAAATAGATATCGGCGTAAGAAATTAACAGTTGATTTAAGAGAGGAAGTAATCCCTAAAAATATTTTAATGATTGGCCCAACTGGAGTTGGAAAGACAGAAATAGCTCGTAGATTAGCTAAATTAGCTCAAGCTCCATTTATTAAAGTAGAAGTGAGTAAATTTACAGAAGTAGGTTATATGGGCCGCGATGTAGAATCAATGGTTAGGGATTTAGTGCGGACTGCTATGCGGATGATCCAGCAAGAAAAAATGAAAAATGTAGAAGAAAAAGCAGTCAAGTTAGCAGAAGAAAGAATTCTTGATGCACTATTACCTATGCCTAATAAACAGGATAATAATCCATTGCAAAATCTATTTGGTGAGTTTCAAGATAATGATACCCAAAATGATGAGCCAGACGAAAGAATTAAGCGTAGTCGTAATAAGCTACTAAAGAAGTTAAGATCAGGTGAGTTAGAGGAACGGATGATTGAGATCGAAGTAGAACAAAGCAACTCACAAATGGTTGAGGTTTTTTCTGGAGCTGGGGTAGAGGAATTAGGATTTAACTTTCAGGATATCTTTGGTGGTATGTTACCTAATCAAAAGGAGACAAAGAAAGTATCCGTTAAAGAAGCAAGAGAAATACTAAAAGAAAAGGAAGCAAAAAAGTTAATAGATATGGATAAAGTTAGTCAAGAGGCTATAGAAAGGGTAGAACAAGCGGGGATTATATTCTTAGATGAGATTGATAAAATAGCTGGTAAAGAATCTGGTTCTAATCCTGACGTATCCCGGGAAGGAGTCCAACGTGATATTCTACCTATTGTAGAAGGTTCAACGGTTAATACTAAATATGGTTCAGTAAAGACAGATCATATTTTATTTATTGCTGCTGGAGCATTTCATGTTGCTAATCCAACTGATTTGATTCCTGAATTACAGGGAAGATTCCCAATTAGAGTAGAATTAAATAGTTTATCAAAAGATAACTTTAAAGAAATTTTAGTTGCACCAGAGAATGCACTAACTAAACAATATAAAGCTTTGTTAGCTACAGAGGATTTAGATATTGAATTTACTGAAGGAGCAATTGATGAATTAGCAGAGATTGCTTTTAGGGTAAATGAACAAACTGAAAATATAGGAGCTCGAAGATTACATACTATTGTAGAAAAGTTATTAGAAGAATTATCTTTTACAGCACCAGAACTTGAGCAAGATATAATTGAGATCGATCGAGAGTATGTTAAAGATAAGTTAGATGATGTAGTAGAAGATAAGGATTTAAGTAAGTATATACTTTAAAGTAATTTTATTTGAAATAAAAAACAAGTTTGTGTATAATTTAGATACCAGATGTGATAGAGAAGATGTTATTAAGGGGGACTTATTGATGGATAGATTACTTACTAAAACCCGAAAGATAAATAGATTAATCCAATCCTCTGCAGGAAAATCAGTAGATTTTGAAGAAATGGCTAATGTACTAAGAGAATCTATAACTGCAAATGTTTATTTGGTTGATGAGCAGGGTAGGATATTAGGTCATAGCTTAGTTGATGAATTTGAATGTGATATAATGTTACAAGAAGTAATTAATCAAAATCATTTTCCTAGTGAATATAATGACTGGTTACTTGGTATTTATCATACTCAATCTAACTATGAACAAAAGCATGGTGCTTGTGTCTTTACTGATGATAAAGATTGTCTTTTCAAGCAAAAATTAACTACTATTGTGCCAATTAATGGTGGAGGAGAACGATTAGGGACTTTAATTTTAGCTAGATTTGATAAAGAATTTGAGTCAAGTGATTTATTATTGGCTGAATATGGAGCTACTGTAGTAGGTATGGAAATTTTAAGATTAAAGAGTGATAAAAGAGAGAAAGCAGCCCGAAAGAAAGCAGCAGTTCAGATAGCATTAGATACTTTATCTTATTCTGAATTAGAAGCTGTTGAACATATCTTTGCAGAACTTGATGGTACAGAAGGTTTATTAGTAGCTAGTAAGATTGCTGATAGAGTAGGAATCACTCGTTCAGTAATTGTTAATGCTTTACGAAAATTTGAAAGTGCAGGAGTAATTGAATCTAAATCTTTAGGAATGAAAGGCACGCACATTAAGATTTTAAATGATTATTTATTAGAAGAGCTTGACGATTTAAATTAGTTGATTTAGGGTGTGGGAAGCCACGCCCTATTTTTATGTTTGTTTTTGAATTTTGTTAATTAATTTCTATATAGTAAAAAAGAAACATTTATGTAGTAAACGGATTTATGATATTAATTGCTTTTATTTCATATACAATAATAACTCTTGAATTTTAGATTATATTTTTTGCAGGAATTTTAAATAAGAATGTCGAATTTTTAAATGAAGGTACTTTGATTAAAAGGAGGGGACTAGATGGATCTTTTTGGACAGAACTTTGATTTATTACAGAAGTCATTAGATGGCTTATCTACTCGTCATAAAGCAATCTCTAGTAATATTGCTAATGTAGATACACCAGGTTATAAAAGAAGAAAAGTTAACTTTAAAGAACAATTAACTAAAGCATTAGATGGTAATAATAATTTAGCAATAACAGATAAAAGTCATATATCTTTAAATAGTAGAAGCATAAGTTCTGTAGAGCCTAAAGTTAGTATTGAAGAGGATACTAAAATAAGAAGTGATGGCAATAATGTTAGTATAGATGCTGAAATGGCTAATTTAGCTAAGAATACATTAGAGTATCAGGCTACAATTAAACAACTATCTAATCAATTTGGTCGATTGAATCTTGTGATAAAAAAAGGAGGTAAATAATAGTGAGTTTGTTTAGAGGAATTAATATTAGTGCTTCCGGTTTAACAGCTCAGAGATTAAGAATGAATATTGTTTCTAGTAATATTGCTAATGTTAATACTACTCGAACAGAAGAAGGTGGGCCTTATCAACGGAAAATGCCAGTTTTCAAATCTCGATTAGAAGATGAAATGGGAATGTTAAAAGAGGATGGGCCAACAGGAACTGGAGTGGTGGTTGAAGAGATTAAAGAGAGTAAAAAGGCTCCTAAGTTAGTTTATAATCCTCAACATCCAGATGCTAATGAAGCTGGTTATGTGAAAATGCCTAATATAAATATTGTCTCCGAAATGACAGATATGATATCGGCTACTAGATCGTATGAAGCAAATGTAACTGCTTTAAATTCAGCCAAGCAGATGGCAAAAAGTGCTTTAAAATTAGGTTAAAGAGGAGGGGGACTAGATGGATATTAATAATGTTTCCAATCATAAATTAAATATTATTAATAATAAAGATTTAAAAACTGATAATCAGAAAAAGGATTCATCTTTTTCAAATGTACTACAAAAATCATTACAAGATGTTAATAAGCTACAACATCAAGCTAATCAAGCTAGTAAAGATTTAGCTTTAGGAAAAACAGATAATATACATAATGTAATGATAGCAGCCCAGAAAGCTAAATTATCTTTAAGTTTAACAACTAGTGTGAGAAATAAAGTAGTTGATGCCTATAAGGAGATTATGAGGATACAAGTCTGATGGAAGGGATATTAGTAGGATTGAGGTGGAAATATGGTTGAGAGTCTTTCGGAGATAAAAGAACAGCTACAACAGCTATGGGTAAAAATGGATAAAAAAACTAAAATAATAATAGGTATTTCAGTATTAGCTACTATGATAGGAATAATAGGTTTAGTAGGTTGGGCAGGGCAACCAGCATATAAAGTTTTATTTAATAATCTAGCAAGTAAAGATGCAGGAGCAATAATTAATAAGTTGAAAGAAAAACAAGTTCCATATAAACTAGAGAATCAAGGAGCAGCTATTTTAGTTCCTCAACAGCGAGTTTATCAACTTAGATTAGAGTTAGCTAGTAATGGTTTGCCTTCTGGTGGAGTTACTGGATTTGAGTTATTTGACCAGACTCAAATAGGAACTACTGATTTTGCTCAAAAGGTCAATTATATGAGAGCTTTATCTGGTGAATTATCTAGAACTATTAGACAATTTAATAATATTAGTTATGCTAAAGTAAAGATCACTCCAGCTAAAAATAGTATTTATACAGAAAGAGTACAACCAGCTAAGGCGTCAGTGCTTCTAAAATTGGATGGATATCAACAGTTATCAACTAAACAAGTAAAATCTATTGCTAACTTAGTAGCTGGTAGTGTAAAAGGATTGCAGCCTAATAAAGTAACTATAGTTGATACAGCTGGAAACTTATTATCAGCTAAATTAGAATCTAAAAAAGGTAGTGCAACAACTTATAATCAACTAGAACTACAAAGTCAATTTGAGGGCGAAATAGAAAAAGATTTAAATATAATGTTAACTAAAGTTTTAGGAATGAATAATTTTGTAGTACGAGTTAATGCTAACCTGAATTTTAGCCAACGTAGTTTTAAAAGTACTAAGTACTCTCCTGTTGTAGATGACAGGGGAATTGTTCGTAGTAAGCAAACAAAAGAGGAAAGTGAAAAGGGAATTAGTAGTAGTCCAGAAGGAGTTCCAGGTACTACCTCTAATTTGCCACAATATAAAGTAACTGACCAGGAGCAACAAAGTCGAGAGAGTTCAGAAGAAATAATAAATTATGAAATTAATAAAAAGATAGAAAAATATGTTCAATCTCCTGGTGACTTAGAACGATTATCTGTTTCAGTGATTGTTAACCAAAAATTAAATCAACAAAGAAAGAATATGATTACTGAAGCTATTTCAGCTGCAGTAGGCTATAATAAGCAACGTGGGGATGAGATTAAAGTTGTGGGAATGAAATTTGATAATAGCTTAGAGCAGCAAATGAATCAACAGATCAATGCTCAAAATTCTCAACGAGAGACTTTATTGATGACTTTAGCAATTATAGTAGGTGCTTTAATTTTAATTGTATTATTTTTAATATATAGAAGAGGTCAAGATGATGAGCAAGATATCACACCAGGTCAAGAGGTTGATTATGTTGCAGGAGATGAAGTCAATGAAACTGCTGCTTCTGAAGAATTAGATCCACAAGAACAAGAAATAAGAAAGTTACAGCAAGAAATACGTGAGTTAGCAGTTGATCAGCCTGAGGAGATAGCAGAATTATTAAAAGGTTGGCTAGAAGAGTAAATGATAAAGGAGGAAAATGGATGCAGGGAGAACTATCAGGTAAACAAAAGGCTGCTATCTTAATGATTTCTTTAGGTCAAGATGCTTCGGCAGAGGTTTTTAAGCATTTAAATGATGATGAAATTGAAGAATTGACCTTAGAGATTGCTAATTTAAATAAGGTACCAGCTGATGTTAAAGAAGAAATACTAGGGGAATTTCATCAAATGTGTGTAGCATATGATTATATTAGTCATGGTGGTATGGATTATGCTAAAGAAGTATTAGAGAAGGCTTTAGGAGAGTCAGAAGCTAATAATGTAATTGATCGTTTAACTGCTTCTTTACAAGTAAGACCTTTTGATCAATTAAGAAAGACTGATCCTGATCAGATTTTAAACTTTATTCAAAATGAACACCCACAGACTATTGCTTTAATTTTAGCTTATTTAGATTCAGAACAAGCAGCGAGTGTTATGTCTGGGTTAGCACAAGATAAGCAGACTCAAGTTGCTAAGAGAATTGCTTTAATGGAACGCACTTCTCCAGATGTAATTAGAGAAGTAGAGCGGGTTTTAGAACAGAAGTTATCTTCTCTAATGACTAATGAATATTCTCAAGCTGGAGGGATTGATTCTATTGTAGAGATCTTGAATTTATCTGATCGAGGAACAGAAAAAACAATTTTAGAGCAATTAGGTAGTGATGATCCTGAATTAGCAGATGAAATTAAACAAAAGATGTTTGTTTTTGAGGATGTTACTTTACTTACTGATCGTGATATTCAAAGAATGTTACGGGAAGTTGAGAATGATGATTTAGCGTTAGCCTTAAAAGCAGCTAGTGATGAAGTAGCTGATAAGATCTTTAGTAATCAATCTAAGCGAGCAGCAGAAATGCTAAGAGAAAATATTGACTACTTAGGTCCAGTTAGAATTAGTGATGTAGAAGAAGCACAACAAAAAATTGTTAATGAAATTAGAAGACTAGAAGAAGAAGGTGAGATTGTAATTGACCGCGGAGGGGGAGATGAGGTAATTGAGTAATGTTATTAAATCTAATCAAGTTAAGTCTGGCAAGAAATTTAATTTTACTAAAGCTCCTCAACGAGAGCAATCTCAAAATGAATCTTTAGCTAATGAATCAAAAATGCAAGCTGAGCAAATAGTAATTGAAGCTAAGAAAGAAGCTGAACAAATAATTGATGATGCTAAAGAAGAAGCTAGACAAATTAAGCAGCAGGCTAAGCAAGAAGTTGAAGCTAAAGTAGAAGCTGCTGTAGCTGATGCTAAAGAAGAGGGATATCAAGCAGGATTTAACCAGGGCCAAGCTAAGGCCCAAGATGAGGTGACTGATAGAGTTAATCACCTTATAGATAATATAAATGCAGAGGTTAATAAAGTTTCTAAATTATTAGACAAAGAATTATCTACTTATAAAGTAGAGATGATTCAACTAGCAATAGCTATTAGTAAGCGAGTTATTAGACAGGAGCTTACTTTAAATTCTAAAGCAGTCAAGGCTATAGTAGAAGATACTCTTAGTTTAATAGATGATGATACAGGAATAAAAGTGAGGGTTAACCCTAGTGATTTAGAGGTTTTAGATGGTGCTCAAGAAGAGTTAGTAGTTGCTAATGGACGGCTAGATACGATCCAGTTAGTTGCTGATCAAAGTATTGAATTAGGAGGCTGTATTATAGAGACAGATTTTGGTGGGATTGATGCTACTATTTCTTCACAGTTAGCAGAGATTGAAAATAAGTTATTGGAAGTGGGAGAAAGTGACTAAATTATGGAATATTGATAATTTATTAGATACAGTAGAGCAAACATCTTTAATCAAAAGATTTGGTAAGGTTAAGCAGGTAGTAGGCTTAACTATTGAGTCACAAGGGCCAACAGTACAATTAGGTGAATTATGTTTGATCGAAACTAATTCTAATTCAGAAATGATTAAAGCTGAAGTTGTAGGTTTTAAGGATACTAGTGTATTATTAATGCCTTTAGGAGATATGAAAGGAATTGGCCCTGGTTGTAAAGTCTTTGCTACTGGTGAATCATTACAGATTGAGGTCAGTGATGAATTATTAGGGACAGTATTAGATGGTTTAGGCCACCCTGTTTCAGAAGAGAAGTTAGATGTTACAGGAGAGAAGTATCCTGTCGATAATGATCCGCCTGATCCTTTAGCAAGACAAAGAATTAGCGAACCATTATCCTTAGGAGTAAGAAGTTTAGATGGATTATTAACTTGTGGCAAAGGCCAAAGAATGGGTATTTTTGCTGGAAGTGGTGTTGGTAAGAGTACTTTATTAGGTATGATAGCTCGTAATACTGATGCTGATATTAATGTAATTGCTCTGATAGGTGAGCGAGGTAGAGAGGTACGAGAGTTTATTGAAGAAAGCCTTGGCCCAGAAGGTTTAAAGAAATCTGTAGTAATAGTAGCAACTTCTGACCAGCCAGCTTTAGTACGTTTAAAAGGTGCTATGGTAGCAACTAGTATAGCTGAATATTTTCGTGATCAAGGTAATGATGTAATGTTAATGATGGATTCTGTAACACGTTTTGCAATGGCTCAACGAGAAGTAGGTTTAGCAGTTGGTGAGCCACCTGCTACTAGAGGATATACTCCTTCTGTATTTGCTTTATTACCTAAATTATTGGAAAGATCAGGGGCAGGAGAAGTAGGAACAATCACGGGCTTATATACTGTGTTAGTAGAAGGTGATGATATGAATGAACCAATTGCTGATGCTGTGCGAGGAATTTTAGATGGACATATTGTATTATCTAGGGATTTAGCAGCCCAAAATCATTATCCAGCAATAGATATTTTAGAGAGTGTAAGCAGGGTAATGGATGAGATTGCAAGTGCAGAACATAAAGAAGCAGCTGGAAAATTAAGAGAAGTATTAGCTACCTATGAAGAGTCTAAAGATTTAGTTAATCTTGGTGTTTATGAGGCAGGAAGTGACCCTCAATTAGATTATGCTTTAGATAAATTAGAAGCAGTTAATAATTTTTTACAGCAAGGAGTTAAGGAGACAAATAGTTACCAAGAGACAGTAAATTGGCTAACTAAAATTTTTGCTGGAGAGTGATATGAGTGAAGGAGTTTGAATTTAGGCTACAATCTTTGTTAGATTTAAGAGAGCAAGAGGAACAGCTTCTCCAAAAAAAATTATTTGAAATAAAACAGAAGTATAATCAAGTAAAAGAAGAGATTAAAAGGTTAGCAGATAATAAAAAAGAGTGGCAAGAAAAAATAGAAGTTAAAACTCAACAAGGGGTTAGAGCACAAAATTTACTTAGATATCGAAATTATATCGAATATTTAGAATCAGAAATTGAAGAACTAGAGCTTCAACTTGATCATTGGTCTCAAAAGTTAGATGAGTGCCAACAGAAGTTATTAGATAAAGTGAAGGAAAGAAAGACAGTATCCAAATTAAAAGAGAAAGAGTATGAAAAACACTGGCAAGAGCTTCTACAAAAAAGGCAGAAGATAAATGATGAAATAGCTAATAATAATTTTAATCATCAAAGTAGTTTCTAGCTAGAACAGCAGGAGGGCTGAAATGAAGAAGATTTTTTTCGCACTTATAATATTAATTGTATTAGCAGGTTTAACATTATACTTATTAGATTTTTTCAAAGTGTTTACTTTTGCCCAGTTACAGCAAGAGAGTTTAGAACAATTAGAAAAAATCCCTGCAGTTAAAGAATATATGGTTTCTAAGAAGAAAAATAATGAATTGCAGGACAATTTAGAGAAAGTTAGAATAAAATTAAGTGAAATGAAAGAAAAAAATAAACAATTATTAAACCAATTACAAAATAAGGAACAAGATATTAAGCAATTGCAGGGCCAAATTAAAGAATTAGAAAAAAGACTTAGGTCAGTTAAACAACAGCAAGAAGAATATACTAAAAAGATTGAAAGATTAGTAGGAATCTATAGTGAAATGGAACCTAGTAAAGCTGCTGATATACTACCTAAACTAAAGACTACAGTCACTGTTGATATTTTAAAGCAGATAGACCAAGAAATAGCAGCTGAGATTCTAGGGGCGATGCCAACAGATATTGCTGTTAGTATTTCAAGTCAATTATCTGATTGAAAGGAGGTGAGATATAAAGTATGGCAACAAGTCAAGTGGTTAATTTATCGAATTCTAGCGCTAATAGTCAAATAAAATCTAAGTCAACAGTCCAAAAAGGTGAAAGTAAACTTAAAGATATTTTTTCTTCCTCTTTAGAAGATAAGCTAAAATTAGCCTTAAAAGGAGAAGAAAAAAAGGAGAAGACAAGTCTGGAAGGCTTAGAAGGACTATTAAGCTTATTACAAAATTTATCTCCTAAATTAAAGCAGCAACTAGTGAAGGGTTCAGCAGACGAAAACTTAATAAAGAATTTAACAAAACAGATAAAATCATTATTAAACAACTCAGCTTCTAAAAGTGGATTTAATAAATTACAACCTCAATTAAAATCATTACTAAAAGGAATGGAAGAAGTTGACCAAAAGTTTAAATTAAATGCTAATTCTAAGCATGAAGTTGTAAAAATAAAGAAGCTACTAACTAAATTGGCTGGTCAAATAAGAGACGATAGTTTAAAGAAACAATCTAATGTAAGCCAAACTTCTTTAGGTGATGATATTAAGTTAGCTAAGGTTAAGTATCAAAATAGACAAGATAATAAAGTAAAACAAAATAAGCAACGAGGAGCTCAAAATAGTAAGTCCCAATCAAATAACTCTAAATTATCTGTTAATAGTAAGCAAAAACAATCTCTTAAGCTACAAGATAATAATGTAAATATAACTAATAAGGGTCAAATTAATGTGGAGTCTGCTAAAGGACAATCTGATAATCAAGCTAATGTAGAGTTTGCTACTAATCCTAAGCTAAATAAAACTCAATCTTTGCAAAGTAGTTCTAAGACTTCAACGAGCAAAGGAACAAACTTTAATAATATTTTGAAACAGATAACAGAGAAGACTAATATTTTTGCTAATAAGCAAGGAGAAAAAATTACTTTACAACTAAAGCCAGAATCTTTAGGTAGATTGCAGATAAAATTAGGCTATAAAGATGGAGCTATGACTGCTAGAATATTAGCTGAAAATAGTAATGTAAAAGAATTGTTAGATGCTAATTTAGCTAAACTAAAGTCTGCTTTAGAACAAAGAAATATGCAGGTAGATGATTTTAATGTTTTAATAGACCAAGAAGGGGAAGATTTAGGTCAGGGCCAATTTGGAAGCAGTGACCAAGAATTTGAGTTTCAGCAAGAGGAAGAAAGAGAAGAGTTTAATTTATCCTTAGAAAAATCAGACGAGATTGAGGGAGAAGATAATAAGGAAGAAACAATTAATGATGATACAGTTGATTATATGGTTTAAAGGAGGGATAAGATGGATTCAATTCAGGCGACGCAAAGTACTACTTTAACTCAACAGTCTACTTTACAACAGTCAGATTTAGGGAAAGATGAATTTTTAAAATTATTAGTAACCCAGCTTCAGAATCAAAATCCTATGAATCCAATGAAAAATAAAGAATTTATGGGCCAAATGGCACAATTTAACTCTTTACAGCAGATGCAGAGTTTAAATACTACCATGTCTAAATTTATAAATTATCAACAGTTATCCCAGGCCGGAAATTTAGTAGGGAAGAAAGTAAAGGTTCTTGATAGCCAAACAGGACAGACTATTACTGGAGAAGTCAAGAAGGTAAATGTAACTGATAGTGACCCTCAAATTACTGTTAATGGTAAGCGCTACTCAATGAATAGTATTCAGGAGGTATTAGCAAAGGAGTGATTTAGTGTGACTAAGATTTATTCTAATCAACCATTAGTCTCTTCAACATTAAAATATAAGCAGTCAGATGTTGACTCGCAAAAAAGTTTTAAGGAAATATTGTCTAATAAGAAAGATAATAAATTACAATTTTCTAAACATGCTAAGATGAGATTGCAAAGTAGAGAATTAAATCTTAAACAAAATGATTTATCTAAGCTAGAAGAAGCAGTAGATAAAGCTAAAGAAAAAGGAGCTCAAGAATCTTTAGTGTTAGTTAGTGATAATGCTTATATTGTGAGCATCGAAAATGATACAGTAATTACAGCTTTAGGTAAGGAAGATATGAAAGAAAATATAGTAACGAATATTGATAGTGCAATTATGATGAAGTGACTGGACCCAGTTTGGGAAGTCATCGGCTGTGGACTGAAAGAAGCAGCTAGAAGAACAATTGTAAATTAACAAGGAGGTTATATCATGTTACGTTCTATGTATTCAGGTGTTTCAGGATTAAAGGCTCATATGAGTAAGATGGATATTATCGGTAATAATATTGCTAATGTAAATACAACTGGTTATAAAGGTAGTAGGGCTACTTTTAAGTCAATGCTAAGTCAGACAATTCAAGGAGCTTCTGCTCCTCAAAACGGTCGG contains:
- a CDS encoding FliH/SctL family protein — encoded protein: MSNVIKSNQVKSGKKFNFTKAPQREQSQNESLANESKMQAEQIVIEAKKEAEQIIDDAKEEARQIKQQAKQEVEAKVEAAVADAKEEGYQAGFNQGQAKAQDEVTDRVNHLIDNINAEVNKVSKLLDKELSTYKVEMIQLAIAISKRVIRQELTLNSKAVKAIVEDTLSLIDDDTGIKVRVNPSDLEVLDGAQEELVVANGRLDTIQLVADQSIELGGCIIETDFGGIDATISSQLAEIENKLLEVGESD
- the fliF gene encoding flagellar basal-body MS-ring/collar protein FliF — translated: MVESLSEIKEQLQQLWVKMDKKTKIIIGISVLATMIGIIGLVGWAGQPAYKVLFNNLASKDAGAIINKLKEKQVPYKLENQGAAILVPQQRVYQLRLELASNGLPSGGVTGFELFDQTQIGTTDFAQKVNYMRALSGELSRTIRQFNNISYAKVKITPAKNSIYTERVQPAKASVLLKLDGYQQLSTKQVKSIANLVAGSVKGLQPNKVTIVDTAGNLLSAKLESKKGSATTYNQLELQSQFEGEIEKDLNIMLTKVLGMNNFVVRVNANLNFSQRSFKSTKYSPVVDDRGIVRSKQTKEESEKGISSSPEGVPGTTSNLPQYKVTDQEQQSRESSEEIINYEINKKIEKYVQSPGDLERLSVSVIVNQKLNQQRKNMITEAISAAVGYNKQRGDEIKVVGMKFDNSLEQQMNQQINAQNSQRETLLMTLAIIVGALILIVLFLIYRRGQDDEQDITPGQEVDYVAGDEVNETAASEELDPQEQEIRKLQQEIRELAVDQPEEIAELLKGWLEE
- the fliG gene encoding flagellar motor switch protein FliG, with protein sequence MQGELSGKQKAAILMISLGQDASAEVFKHLNDDEIEELTLEIANLNKVPADVKEEILGEFHQMCVAYDYISHGGMDYAKEVLEKALGESEANNVIDRLTASLQVRPFDQLRKTDPDQILNFIQNEHPQTIALILAYLDSEQAASVMSGLAQDKQTQVAKRIALMERTSPDVIREVERVLEQKLSSLMTNEYSQAGGIDSIVEILNLSDRGTEKTILEQLGSDDPELADEIKQKMFVFEDVTLLTDRDIQRMLREVENDDLALALKAASDEVADKIFSNQSKRAAEMLRENIDYLGPVRISDVEEAQQKIVNEIRRLEEEGEIVIDRGGGDEVIE
- the fliI gene encoding flagellar protein export ATPase FliI, whose protein sequence is MTKLWNIDNLLDTVEQTSLIKRFGKVKQVVGLTIESQGPTVQLGELCLIETNSNSEMIKAEVVGFKDTSVLLMPLGDMKGIGPGCKVFATGESLQIEVSDELLGTVLDGLGHPVSEEKLDVTGEKYPVDNDPPDPLARQRISEPLSLGVRSLDGLLTCGKGQRMGIFAGSGVGKSTLLGMIARNTDADINVIALIGERGREVREFIEESLGPEGLKKSVVIVATSDQPALVRLKGAMVATSIAEYFRDQGNDVMLMMDSVTRFAMAQREVGLAVGEPPATRGYTPSVFALLPKLLERSGAGEVGTITGLYTVLVEGDDMNEPIADAVRGILDGHIVLSRDLAAQNHYPAIDILESVSRVMDEIASAEHKEAAGKLREVLATYEESKDLVNLGVYEAGSDPQLDYALDKLEAVNNFLQQGVKETNSYQETVNWLTKIFAGE
- the fliE gene encoding flagellar hook-basal body complex protein FliE, which codes for MDINNVSNHKLNIINNKDLKTDNQKKDSSFSNVLQKSLQDVNKLQHQANQASKDLALGKTDNIHNVMIAAQKAKLSLSLTTSVRNKVVDAYKEIMRIQV
- the flgC gene encoding flagellar basal body rod protein FlgC codes for the protein MSLFRGINISASGLTAQRLRMNIVSSNIANVNTTRTEEGGPYQRKMPVFKSRLEDEMGMLKEDGPTGTGVVVEEIKESKKAPKLVYNPQHPDANEAGYVKMPNINIVSEMTDMISATRSYEANVTALNSAKQMAKSALKLG